From Litoribacterium kuwaitense, a single genomic window includes:
- a CDS encoding YlxQ family RNA-binding protein — MNKRIGDLLGLAFRANRCVTGEEQVLSEIKQKRARLVVLSKDTSETTLKRIQDKCNYYSVPIRYVETRYELGHAFGKHERVVAAIIEPGFAEKMLSLFDENNRR, encoded by the coding sequence ATGAATAAGCGAATCGGCGATTTATTAGGGTTAGCTTTTAGAGCAAACCGTTGTGTCACCGGTGAAGAGCAAGTGCTTTCTGAAATTAAGCAAAAACGTGCTCGCCTCGTCGTTCTTTCAAAGGATACGTCAGAAACGACGCTCAAGCGAATTCAAGATAAGTGTAATTACTATAGTGTGCCCATTCGTTACGTCGAGACTCGGTATGAGCTTGGGCATGCTTTTGGAAAACACGAGCGCGTCGTTGCCGCAATCATCGAACCGGGATTTGCAGAAAAAATGTTGTCGTTGTTCGATGAAAACAACCGGAGGTGA
- the rnpM gene encoding RNase P modulator RnpM, with amino-acid sequence MMKQKKVPMRKCIATQMLVPKKELVRIVRTPEGDIVIDETGKKSGRGAYLTLDQEAIEKARKKNLLANHLKADVPDAIYEQLLERARV; translated from the coding sequence TTGATGAAACAAAAAAAAGTACCTATGAGAAAATGTATTGCGACTCAAATGCTTGTACCAAAAAAAGAGCTAGTGCGCATTGTCCGTACGCCGGAAGGTGACATCGTCATCGATGAAACTGGTAAGAAATCGGGCCGTGGTGCATATTTAACTTTGGATCAAGAAGCGATCGAAAAGGCTCGTAAAAAGAACTTACTTGCTAATCATTTAAAAGCTGACGTACCTGATGCTATCTATGAGCAGTTGTTAGAGCGGGCTCGCGTATGA
- the nusA gene encoding transcription termination factor NusA, whose translation MSSELLDALTVLEKEKGISKDILLEAIEAALISAYKRNFNQAQNVRVDLNEQTGAMKVFARKEIVENVEDPRLEVSLDEARRISPHYEVEDVIELEVTPKDFGRIAAQTAKQVVTQRVREAERGVIFNEFIDREEDIMTGIVQRKDPRFVYVNLGKVEAMLAPSEQMPNEAYPTHERLKVFLTKVEKTTKGPQIYVSRTHPGLLKRLFELEVPEIYEGIVEIKSVSREAGERSKIAVHAEEADIDPVGSCVGQRGQRVQAIVDELKGEKIDIVRWSEDPVVYVANSLSPSSVLKVIVNEEERATTVIVPDYQLSLAIGKRGQNARLAAKLTGWKIDIKSETDARDAGLLTDDEPLLTETLSDEQQSSSFGGEPID comes from the coding sequence ATGTCGAGCGAATTGCTTGATGCTTTAACAGTGCTTGAAAAAGAAAAAGGGATCAGCAAGGATATTCTGCTGGAAGCCATAGAAGCAGCACTGATTTCGGCGTATAAACGCAATTTTAATCAGGCTCAAAATGTTCGGGTAGATTTAAATGAGCAAACAGGAGCAATGAAAGTATTTGCCCGAAAAGAGATTGTCGAAAATGTTGAAGATCCGCGTCTGGAAGTTTCTTTGGATGAAGCGAGACGCATCTCGCCTCATTATGAGGTAGAGGACGTCATTGAGCTTGAAGTCACGCCAAAGGATTTTGGTCGGATTGCTGCACAAACCGCAAAACAAGTGGTCACTCAGCGGGTTAGAGAAGCTGAACGTGGCGTTATTTTCAACGAGTTTATTGACCGTGAAGAAGATATTATGACTGGGATTGTACAACGAAAAGATCCACGTTTCGTCTACGTGAATCTTGGAAAAGTGGAAGCGATGCTTGCTCCGAGTGAGCAAATGCCGAATGAAGCGTATCCCACGCATGAACGGCTTAAAGTGTTTTTGACAAAAGTTGAAAAAACGACTAAAGGTCCGCAAATTTATGTTTCCAGAACTCATCCAGGTCTATTAAAGCGCTTATTTGAATTAGAAGTTCCAGAAATATATGAAGGCATTGTTGAAATCAAATCGGTTTCAAGAGAGGCTGGCGAGCGGTCTAAAATTGCTGTTCATGCAGAAGAGGCAGATATTGATCCGGTTGGCTCCTGTGTTGGTCAAAGAGGGCAGCGCGTGCAAGCAATCGTCGATGAGCTAAAAGGCGAAAAAATTGATATTGTTCGTTGGTCTGAAGATCCAGTGGTCTATGTCGCCAATTCTTTAAGTCCTTCAAGCGTGTTAAAGGTCATCGTAAATGAAGAAGAACGAGCGACAACGGTCATTGTGCCGGATTATCAACTTTCACTTGCGATCGGTAAACGAGGACAAAATGCCCGTCTAGCTGCAAAATTAACGGGTTGGAAGATTGATATTAAAAGCGAAACCGATGCAAGGGATGCAGGTCTGCTTACAGATGATGAGCCTTTGCTGACAGAAACCCTTAGTGACGAGCAGCAGTCATCAAGCTTTGGAGGAGAACCAATCGATTAA
- a CDS encoding PolC-type DNA polymerase III — translation MHDEHVRKERFSLLLEQIGMPPEEVEQLKGGAIQKLSVYKEEQKWHFFIRLHQCMPASTYELFRAKLNQAFSAIASVDVTLEIEQEEPVSAERFLSYWPIFQTWFITDAPALSSRLSTLPTVDSTTVWVEAANEAEKDVMERKLKPLIETYCNCVGLRGYKVAFKISAQQDDYENFVNARKEEDETKARKAIEEKDKKQQTPPADVPKGPLVIGYPIKDEPVMLRDIQEEERRIVAQGYIFDAEIKELRSGRTLLTFKLTDYSDSILVKMFSRDKEDVSLLQSVKKGLWVKVRGNVQDDTFIRDLVMIANDVNEIQPLLKREDKRSPDRTRVELHLHTPMSQMDAVSSIDALAKRASEWGHPAIALTDHGVVQSYPDAYAAAEKHGIKMIYGLEANVVDDGVPIAYNAAKRRLLDDTFVVFDVETTGLSANYDTIIELAGVKIHDGEIIDRYESFANPHHSLSATTIELTGITDQMVQDAPEVNTVIRQFQEWIGEDILVAHNASFDMGFLNAALKKAGYEKAMNPVIDTLELARFLHPELKNHRLNTLCKKFDIELTQHHRAIYDAEATGYLFWKLLKEATERGIEWHDEMNKYMGEGNAYQRSRPFHVTILAKNEVGLKNIFKLVSLSHLDYYYRVPRIPRSKLESLREGLLIGSACDRGEVFEGMMQKSPDEVEQIASFYDYLEVQPPANYHHLLEKELVQDEFALREIIQNIIQLGEQMSLPVVATGNVHYLDPQDKQYRQILIHSQGGANPLNKQTLPDVHLRSTDEMVDAFSFLPEAQREKIVVDTPREIADSIETIKPVKDDLYTPRIDGADEEVRNMSYSRAKSIYGESLPDIVEKRLEKELKSIIGHGFSVIYLISHKLVKKSLDDGYLVGSRGSVGSSFVATMMDITEVNPLPPHYVCPQCHTSQFFADGSVGSGFDLPDKECESCQVPLTKDGHDIPFETFLGFKGDKVPDIDLNFSGDYQPRAHNYTKELFGEEKVYRAGTIGTVAEKTAYGYVKGFAQDFDLHLRGAEIDRLVQGSTGVKRTTGQHPGGIIVVPDYMDIFDFSPVQYPADDRESAWKTTHFDFHSIHDNLLKLDILGHDDPTVIRMLQDLSGIDPKTIPTDDAEVMKLFAGTESLGVTPEQIQCKTGTLGIPEFGTRFVRQMLEETKPTTFSELVQISGLSHGTDVWLNNANELIYNGTCELADVIGCRDDIMVYLMHKGLEPSLAFQIMEFVRKGRGLKDEWIEEMKAHNVPDWYIDSCLKIKYMFPKAHAAAYVLMAVRIAYFKVHHPILFYAAYFSVRADDFELDTMKNGSNAIRKRLEEISAKGLEASPKEKSLFTVLEIALEMCERGFQFMQVDLYESSATEFIVKGDRLLPPFNALPGLGTNAALNIVASRQQGEFLSKEDLQQRSKISKTVIEYLDQQGCLAGLPDQNQLSLF, via the coding sequence ATGCACGACGAGCATGTACGGAAAGAACGATTCTCACTGTTGCTAGAGCAAATAGGGATGCCTCCAGAAGAAGTCGAACAACTAAAAGGCGGTGCAATTCAAAAGCTTTCTGTGTATAAAGAAGAGCAGAAATGGCACTTTTTTATTCGACTTCACCAATGCATGCCAGCATCTACATATGAGCTTTTTCGTGCAAAGTTAAATCAAGCATTTTCCGCCATTGCCTCGGTCGACGTCACTCTGGAGATTGAGCAAGAAGAGCCGGTTTCTGCGGAACGTTTTTTATCCTATTGGCCAATTTTTCAAACGTGGTTTATCACAGATGCGCCGGCACTTTCTTCACGCTTGTCGACGTTACCAACAGTTGACAGTACGACTGTATGGGTTGAAGCGGCAAACGAGGCAGAAAAAGATGTCATGGAAAGAAAGCTGAAGCCGCTAATCGAAACATACTGTAACTGTGTCGGCCTTCGAGGCTACAAGGTGGCCTTCAAAATATCTGCTCAACAAGATGACTATGAAAACTTCGTCAATGCAAGGAAAGAAGAAGACGAGACAAAAGCACGAAAAGCGATCGAGGAGAAAGATAAAAAACAGCAAACGCCGCCTGCAGACGTGCCTAAAGGCCCGCTTGTCATTGGGTATCCTATAAAAGATGAACCGGTCATGTTGCGAGATATTCAGGAAGAGGAAAGACGGATTGTTGCGCAAGGCTATATTTTTGACGCGGAGATTAAAGAGCTTCGCAGCGGTCGAACCTTGTTAACGTTTAAGTTGACAGATTATAGTGATTCGATTCTCGTAAAAATGTTTTCTCGCGATAAAGAGGATGTATCGTTGTTGCAAAGTGTCAAAAAAGGGTTGTGGGTAAAAGTACGAGGTAATGTACAAGACGACACCTTTATTCGGGATTTAGTGATGATTGCCAATGACGTGAATGAAATTCAACCATTATTGAAGCGTGAGGACAAACGCAGTCCGGATCGTACACGGGTCGAGCTTCATCTTCACACACCTATGAGTCAAATGGATGCAGTTAGTTCTATTGATGCACTAGCCAAACGTGCATCTGAGTGGGGGCATCCTGCGATTGCGCTCACGGATCATGGCGTTGTCCAATCTTATCCTGATGCTTACGCAGCCGCTGAAAAGCACGGCATAAAAATGATTTATGGGCTTGAGGCGAATGTTGTCGATGACGGTGTTCCCATTGCGTATAACGCGGCGAAACGGCGCCTTTTAGACGACACGTTTGTCGTATTTGACGTTGAAACGACCGGGTTATCAGCAAATTACGACACGATTATCGAGCTTGCAGGTGTAAAAATACACGATGGGGAAATCATTGACCGGTATGAATCATTCGCAAATCCACATCACTCACTATCAGCGACAACGATTGAATTGACAGGGATTACCGATCAGATGGTCCAAGATGCCCCTGAAGTTAACACAGTCATTCGCCAGTTTCAGGAATGGATTGGCGAAGATATCCTCGTTGCTCATAATGCTAGCTTTGATATGGGGTTTTTAAATGCGGCATTGAAAAAAGCAGGCTATGAGAAAGCGATGAATCCGGTCATTGATACGTTAGAGCTGGCGCGGTTCTTGCATCCAGAATTAAAAAATCATCGATTAAATACGTTATGTAAAAAGTTTGATATCGAGCTTACGCAGCACCATCGGGCGATTTACGATGCTGAAGCGACAGGCTACTTGTTTTGGAAACTGCTTAAAGAAGCGACAGAACGAGGAATCGAATGGCACGATGAAATGAACAAATATATGGGTGAAGGAAATGCGTATCAGCGGTCAAGACCATTCCATGTGACCATTTTAGCGAAAAACGAAGTCGGCTTGAAGAATATCTTTAAGCTCGTATCATTATCGCACCTTGATTATTATTATCGCGTACCTCGGATTCCTCGATCAAAACTGGAGAGTTTACGTGAAGGGCTCCTCATCGGCTCAGCGTGTGATCGAGGAGAAGTATTTGAAGGAATGATGCAAAAATCGCCTGATGAAGTCGAGCAAATTGCGAGCTTCTATGATTATTTAGAAGTCCAGCCGCCGGCTAATTATCATCACCTTCTTGAAAAAGAACTTGTCCAAGATGAATTTGCTTTACGGGAAATTATTCAAAATATTATTCAGCTAGGCGAACAGATGTCGCTGCCAGTTGTTGCTACAGGCAATGTCCATTACTTAGATCCACAAGACAAGCAATATCGGCAAATCCTCATTCATTCTCAAGGCGGCGCGAATCCACTGAACAAGCAAACCTTGCCGGACGTCCATTTGCGGAGTACGGATGAAATGGTTGATGCTTTTTCATTTCTACCCGAGGCACAACGTGAGAAAATTGTCGTCGATACGCCTAGGGAGATTGCAGATTCGATTGAAACGATCAAGCCAGTTAAAGACGATCTGTACACGCCTAGAATCGATGGCGCTGATGAAGAAGTGCGTAACATGAGCTACTCTCGGGCAAAATCAATTTATGGTGAGTCCCTTCCGGACATTGTCGAAAAACGTCTTGAGAAAGAGCTAAAAAGTATTATTGGCCACGGCTTTTCAGTCATTTATTTAATCTCTCATAAGCTCGTTAAAAAATCGCTTGATGATGGCTATCTTGTTGGGTCGCGGGGCTCTGTAGGCTCTTCCTTTGTTGCGACCATGATGGACATTACGGAAGTGAACCCTTTGCCGCCACATTATGTCTGCCCTCAGTGCCATACGTCACAATTTTTTGCTGATGGTTCGGTCGGCTCAGGTTTTGACTTGCCTGATAAAGAGTGCGAGTCATGTCAAGTGCCTTTAACGAAGGATGGACATGATATTCCGTTTGAAACGTTTTTAGGGTTTAAAGGTGACAAAGTTCCTGATATTGACTTGAACTTCTCCGGTGACTATCAGCCTCGCGCGCACAATTACACGAAGGAATTGTTTGGTGAGGAAAAAGTGTATCGAGCAGGAACGATCGGTACAGTGGCGGAAAAGACAGCGTATGGTTATGTCAAAGGCTTTGCCCAAGATTTTGATCTGCATCTGCGGGGTGCAGAGATTGATCGACTCGTGCAAGGAAGCACAGGCGTAAAGCGGACGACGGGACAACACCCTGGTGGAATTATTGTTGTGCCGGATTACATGGACATTTTTGATTTCTCTCCAGTCCAATATCCGGCAGATGATCGAGAATCGGCTTGGAAAACGACACATTTTGATTTTCATTCCATCCACGATAACTTGTTAAAGCTAGACATTCTTGGTCACGATGATCCGACAGTCATTCGTATGTTACAAGATTTAAGCGGGATTGATCCAAAAACCATTCCAACCGATGACGCTGAAGTGATGAAGTTGTTTGCAGGGACAGAGTCATTAGGAGTAACTCCCGAGCAAATTCAGTGTAAAACGGGAACGCTTGGCATTCCTGAGTTTGGCACACGTTTCGTTCGGCAAATGCTTGAAGAAACGAAGCCAACGACGTTCTCGGAGCTCGTCCAAATTTCTGGTCTATCTCACGGAACGGATGTTTGGTTGAATAATGCAAATGAACTTATTTACAATGGGACGTGTGAGCTCGCTGACGTGATCGGCTGTCGTGATGACATTATGGTGTACTTAATGCACAAAGGACTTGAGCCCTCTCTCGCTTTTCAAATCATGGAATTTGTTCGGAAGGGGCGCGGGCTTAAGGATGAATGGATTGAGGAAATGAAGGCACACAATGTACCAGATTGGTATATTGATTCGTGTTTAAAGATTAAATATATGTTTCCAAAAGCGCATGCGGCAGCGTATGTTCTAATGGCAGTGCGAATTGCCTATTTTAAAGTGCACCACCCGATTTTATTTTATGCTGCGTATTTTTCGGTTCGTGCGGATGATTTTGAGCTTGACACAATGAAAAACGGGTCTAATGCGATTCGAAAACGACTTGAAGAAATTTCCGCAAAAGGTTTAGAAGCCTCACCGAAAGAAAAATCGCTTTTTACTGTATTAGAAATTGCACTTGAAATGTGCGAGCGCGGATTTCAATTTATGCAGGTCGATTTATATGAATCGAGTGCGACCGAGTTTATTGTTAAAGGAGATCGGCTGTTGCCACCATTTAATGCGCTACCGGGTCTAGGGACAAATGCGGCATTAAATATCGTCGCCTCGCGTCAACAAGGTGAATTTCTATCGAAAGAAGATCTGCAGCAGCGAAGTAAAATCTCCAAAACTGTGATCGAATATTTAGATCAGCAGGGATGTCTTGCTGGGCTACCTGATCAAAATCAGCTTTCCTTGTTCTGA